From a single Shewanella denitrificans OS217 genomic region:
- the secE gene encoding preprotein translocase subunit SecE, with protein sequence MTTNTENQTNSLDIVKWGIVIVLLAAAIIGNQMFGEASVVVRALGVIVAFVIAGLIALQTVKGKIALAFAQEAHIEVRKVVWPTRQEALNTTFIVLVATAIVALILWGFDAVLLRLVNLITGV encoded by the coding sequence ATGACAACTAATACTGAAAACCAGACTAACTCTCTGGATATCGTGAAGTGGGGCATAGTAATTGTATTACTCGCTGCTGCTATTATTGGCAACCAAATGTTTGGCGAGGCAAGTGTTGTCGTTCGCGCTTTAGGCGTAATCGTCGCGTTTGTGATTGCTGGTTTGATTGCACTTCAGACTGTAAAGGGCAAGATAGCGCTAGCTTTTGCTCAAGAAGCTCATATTGAAGTACGCAAGGTTGTTTGGCCAACGCGTCAAGAAGCGTTAAACACCACCTTTATAGTACTGGTTGCTACCGCTATCGTTGCGCTGATCCTGTGGGGATTTGACGCGGTATTGTTACGACTCGTAAATTTAATCACTGGCGTATAG
- the coaA gene encoding type I pantothenate kinase, with product MANSIQDALYLSFEREQWAELRKSVPLTLSEAELTQLKGMNEKLSLDEVTDIYLPLSRLLNLIVGAKQQRGLVIDKFLSQQAPKSPYIISIAGSVAVGKSTTARILQTLLQRWPEHPKVDLVTTDGFLYPLAELKRKGLLQRKGFPESYDTKLLGEFISAVKSGDNNVKVPLYSHITYDRLTDQHQVIAQPDIIILEGLNVLQTGLDTLVETRRPFVSDFVDFSIYVDADESLLKDWYQQRFLQFRHGAFNDPRSFFHHYATLSDGEANAIAANIWDTINGPNLQLNIQPTRERAKLILKKGKDHLISQVLMRR from the coding sequence GTGGCAAACTCAATACAAGACGCCCTTTATTTATCGTTTGAGCGCGAACAGTGGGCTGAACTTAGAAAATCAGTGCCGCTCACCTTGAGTGAAGCCGAGCTAACCCAGCTTAAAGGCATGAATGAAAAGCTGTCCCTCGATGAAGTCACAGATATTTATCTGCCTCTAAGCCGCTTACTGAATCTTATTGTCGGTGCCAAACAGCAGCGCGGCCTGGTTATCGATAAGTTTTTGTCCCAACAAGCGCCCAAAAGCCCCTACATCATCAGCATTGCAGGCAGCGTGGCCGTTGGAAAGAGCACCACAGCCCGTATACTGCAAACTTTGCTGCAACGCTGGCCCGAGCATCCTAAAGTCGATTTAGTCACTACAGACGGCTTCTTATATCCATTAGCCGAATTAAAGCGCAAAGGCTTACTGCAACGCAAAGGCTTCCCCGAAAGCTATGATACTAAGCTGTTAGGCGAATTTATTTCCGCGGTGAAGTCTGGGGATAATAATGTCAAGGTGCCGCTCTATTCCCACATCACCTACGACAGATTAACTGACCAGCATCAAGTGATAGCACAACCCGACATCATCATACTCGAAGGTTTGAATGTGTTACAGACAGGGCTCGATACCTTAGTAGAGACCCGTAGACCCTTCGTGTCTGACTTCGTAGATTTCTCTATCTATGTGGATGCCGATGAGAGTTTATTAAAAGATTGGTATCAACAGCGTTTCTTGCAGTTCCGTCACGGCGCTTTTAATGACCCTAGATCTTTCTTTCATCATTACGCGACGCTTTCTGATGGTGAAGCCAATGCCATCGCCGCCAATATTTGGGACACCATTAACGGCCCAAACCTGCAGTTAAATATCCAGCCGACCCGTGAGCGCGCCAAGCTTATCTTGAAAAAAGGCAAGGACCACCTTATCAGCCAAGTGTTAATGCGCAGATAA